A window from Sinorhizobium fredii encodes these proteins:
- a CDS encoding imelysin family protein produces the protein MTKNFTRAAALALMTATSVLALQPASAATDAAAVVMHYAAIAHAKYEDAVTTAEALDKAVDALIVSPNEETLNAAREAWLRARNPYQETEVYRFGNAIVDEWEGKVNAWPLDEGLIDYVDPSYGTESDENALFTANVIANKTIKIDGKDVDATNITPEFLAGTLQEAGGIEANVATGYHAIEFLLWGQDLNGTGPGAGKRAYTDFDTKACTNGNCDRRAAYLKAATDLLVSDLKEMVANWAPEGAAAKAVEAEPKAGLAAILTGMGSLSYGELAGERMKLGLLLHDPEEEHDCFSDNTHNSHLHDAIGIQSAYTGEYTRIDGTKLTGPSLSKLVAAKDAALDKEMTANLATTVEKMQAMAKRAETVEAYDQMIGENNAEGNATVQAAIDGLIAQAKTVERVIAALDLGTIELEGSDSLDNPNAVFQ, from the coding sequence ATGACCAAGAATTTCACCCGCGCCGCCGCGCTGGCACTCATGACGGCCACGTCCGTGCTGGCCCTGCAGCCGGCCAGCGCCGCGACCGACGCAGCCGCCGTCGTAATGCATTATGCGGCGATCGCGCATGCCAAATACGAGGACGCGGTGACGACCGCCGAAGCCCTCGACAAGGCCGTCGATGCGCTGATCGTCAGCCCCAACGAGGAGACGCTGAATGCGGCGCGCGAGGCCTGGCTCAGGGCGCGCAACCCCTACCAGGAGACAGAGGTCTACCGCTTCGGCAATGCGATTGTCGATGAATGGGAAGGCAAGGTGAACGCCTGGCCGCTCGACGAGGGCCTGATCGACTATGTCGACCCGAGCTACGGCACCGAGAGCGACGAGAACGCGCTGTTCACCGCCAATGTCATCGCCAACAAGACGATCAAGATCGACGGCAAGGACGTCGACGCGACGAACATCACGCCGGAATTCCTGGCCGGCACCCTGCAGGAAGCCGGCGGCATCGAGGCGAATGTCGCGACCGGCTACCACGCCATCGAATTCCTGCTCTGGGGCCAGGACCTGAACGGCACCGGCCCGGGCGCTGGCAAGCGCGCCTATACCGATTTCGACACCAAGGCCTGCACCAACGGCAATTGCGACCGCCGCGCTGCCTACCTGAAGGCGGCGACCGACCTGCTCGTCTCCGATCTCAAGGAAATGGTCGCCAACTGGGCACCGGAAGGTGCCGCGGCCAAGGCGGTGGAAGCCGAACCCAAGGCCGGCCTCGCGGCGATCCTCACCGGCATGGGCTCGCTCTCCTATGGCGAACTTGCGGGCGAGCGCATGAAGCTCGGCCTGCTGCTGCACGATCCGGAAGAGGAACATGATTGCTTCTCGGACAACACCCACAATTCGCACCTGCATGACGCGATCGGCATCCAGTCCGCCTATACGGGCGAATACACCCGGATCGACGGCACGAAGCTCACCGGCCCGTCGCTTTCCAAGCTCGTCGCCGCCAAGGACGCCGCGCTCGACAAGGAGATGACGGCCAATCTCGCGACGACGGTCGAGAAGATGCAGGCGATGGCAAAGCGGGCCGAGACCGTCGAGGCCTACGACCAGATGATCGGCGAAAACAATGCGGAAGGTAACGCTACCGTCCAGGCCGCGATCGACGGGCTGATTGCCCAGGCCAAGACCGTCGAACGGGTCATCGCGGCGCTCGACCTCGGCACGATCGAGCTTGAAGGTTCGGATAGCCTGGATAATCCTAACGCGGTTTTCCAATAA
- a CDS encoding RsmB/NOP family class I SAM-dependent RNA methyltransferase → MRLGGRLAGAIDVLDDIEKRKRPVADALKDWGLSHRFAGSGDRAAIGNIVYDALRMKLSHAYLMDSESPAALGHAVMYRQWGFTPDRLAAELSDDKFAPQAPSAEMMRAFRERRIEDAPLHVQGDVPEWTQASFEENFSDDWLDEARALAGRPTLDLRVNTLKASRDKVLKALERSGAEPSAIARHGIRIPAGEGAARLPHVTAEISFQKGWFEVQDEGSQIVADLVFAREGEQVLDYCAGGGGKTLAISAAMNNKGQVHAYDADRKRLAPIIERLKRAGTRNVQVHESAEALTPLAGRCDRVLVDAPCTGTGTWRRRPDTKWRLTQKNLEERLAQQEEALAGAAQFVRPGGHLIYVTCSVLPEENEAQVYGFCEDNPEFEILSAAATWATLFGTDKPQPWSADMKTVTLTPASTGTDGFFFCLMGRKS, encoded by the coding sequence ATGCGATTGGGCGGACGGCTCGCCGGAGCCATAGACGTTCTTGACGATATCGAGAAGCGCAAGCGCCCGGTTGCCGACGCGCTCAAGGACTGGGGCCTGTCGCATCGTTTTGCCGGCTCGGGCGACCGTGCCGCCATCGGCAACATCGTCTATGACGCGCTCCGGATGAAGCTCTCCCACGCCTATCTGATGGATAGCGAAAGCCCGGCCGCCCTCGGCCACGCGGTCATGTACCGCCAATGGGGCTTCACGCCCGATAGGCTGGCGGCGGAACTCTCCGACGACAAGTTCGCCCCGCAGGCACCCTCGGCAGAGATGATGAGGGCGTTCCGCGAGCGCCGTATCGAAGACGCGCCGCTCCATGTGCAGGGCGATGTCCCTGAGTGGACGCAAGCCTCTTTCGAAGAAAACTTCTCGGACGACTGGCTCGACGAAGCCAGGGCGCTCGCCGGCCGGCCAACACTCGACCTTCGCGTCAACACGCTGAAGGCAAGCCGCGACAAGGTCTTGAAGGCATTGGAGCGCAGCGGTGCCGAACCGTCGGCGATCGCCCGCCACGGCATACGCATCCCCGCCGGCGAGGGCGCCGCGCGCCTGCCGCACGTCACCGCCGAAATCTCGTTTCAGAAGGGCTGGTTCGAGGTTCAGGACGAGGGCTCGCAGATCGTCGCCGACCTGGTCTTTGCGCGCGAGGGTGAGCAGGTGCTCGACTATTGCGCCGGCGGCGGCGGCAAGACGCTCGCCATCTCCGCCGCGATGAACAACAAGGGTCAGGTGCATGCCTATGACGCCGACCGCAAGCGTCTCGCGCCGATCATCGAGCGACTGAAGCGCGCCGGCACCCGCAATGTCCAGGTGCACGAGTCGGCGGAGGCGCTCACCCCGCTTGCAGGCCGCTGCGACCGGGTGCTCGTCGACGCGCCCTGCACGGGGACCGGAACCTGGCGGCGCCGGCCCGACACGAAGTGGCGCCTGACCCAGAAGAACCTTGAGGAGCGACTGGCCCAGCAGGAGGAGGCGCTTGCCGGCGCCGCCCAGTTCGTGCGCCCCGGCGGGCACCTGATCTATGTGACCTGCTCCGTGCTTCCGGAAGAAAACGAAGCGCAGGTCTACGGCTTCTGCGAGGACAATCCGGAGTTCGAGATCCTCTCGGCCGCCGCAACATGGGCGACGCTGTTCGGTACCGACAAGCCACAGCCCTGGTCGGCCGATATGAAGACCGTCACGCTGACGCCCGCTTCAACCGGAACCGATGGGTTTTTCTTTTGCCTGATGGGCAGGAAAAGCTAG
- a CDS encoding septal ring lytic transglycosylase RlpA family protein, whose protein sequence is MKPAKIKTAAAAALFAVGMGLVSASDSQAKGTGCGGASWYALTSKTASGERMNAARLTAAHRSLKFGTKVQVTNKRNGKSVVVRINDRGPFIRGRVIDLSKAAASQIGMVRSGTASICYQVVNS, encoded by the coding sequence TTGAAGCCCGCGAAAATCAAGACTGCTGCCGCCGCAGCGCTATTCGCCGTCGGGATGGGTCTCGTCTCGGCATCCGACAGCCAGGCAAAGGGAACGGGTTGCGGTGGCGCCTCCTGGTATGCCCTCACCTCGAAAACCGCCTCCGGCGAGCGCATGAACGCCGCGCGCCTGACGGCCGCGCACCGAAGCTTGAAATTCGGCACCAAGGTCCAGGTCACCAACAAGCGAAACGGCAAGTCCGTCGTCGTGCGCATCAATGACCGCGGTCCCTTCATTCGCGGCCGGGTCATCGATCTTTCCAAGGCGGCCGCCTCGCAGATCGGCATGGTCCGCTCGGGCACCGCCAGCATCTGCTACCAGGTCGTCAATTCCTGA
- a CDS encoding SDR family oxidoreductase yields the protein MHVLILGAGYSGTAIAKALAPAAQSVAGTTRSPEKLTALQAAGIEPLLFDGDDISPGLAEAMGKTTHLIQSIAPGREGDPMFRSATPPLDDLMPRLRWVGYLSTVGVYGDHGGGWVSEETPIKPVSQRSKERVEAENAWSDYGARRGVPVAVLRLAGIYGPGRNAFRNLSEGTARRVVKANQVFNRIRVEDIGAAAAFLADRGMGGTFNATDDEPGPPQDVVAEAARLMGVEPPPEIPFESAEMSPMARSFYGENKRVSNARLHETGFDFAYPNYRVSLAQLWASGTWRG from the coding sequence ATGCATGTCCTGATACTTGGTGCCGGCTATTCCGGCACGGCGATCGCGAAGGCGCTGGCGCCAGCCGCACAGTCGGTCGCGGGAACGACCCGCTCGCCGGAAAAGCTGACGGCGCTCCAGGCGGCCGGCATCGAGCCGCTGCTGTTCGACGGCGACGACATTTCCCCGGGACTCGCCGAGGCGATGGGCAAGACGACGCACCTCATCCAATCGATCGCGCCGGGACGCGAAGGCGACCCGATGTTCCGCTCGGCGACGCCGCCACTCGACGACCTCATGCCGCGACTCCGTTGGGTCGGCTATCTCTCGACCGTCGGCGTCTATGGCGACCATGGCGGCGGCTGGGTCAGCGAGGAAACGCCGATAAAGCCGGTTTCGCAGCGCTCGAAGGAACGGGTCGAGGCGGAAAACGCCTGGTCGGACTATGGCGCCAGGCGGGGCGTTCCCGTCGCCGTGCTTCGACTTGCCGGCATCTACGGCCCGGGCCGCAACGCTTTCCGCAATCTTTCCGAAGGCACGGCCCGACGGGTCGTCAAGGCGAACCAGGTCTTCAACCGCATCCGCGTCGAGGATATCGGCGCGGCGGCCGCGTTCCTTGCCGACCGCGGCATGGGCGGGACCTTCAACGCGACCGACGACGAGCCGGGACCGCCGCAGGACGTGGTGGCCGAGGCCGCCCGGCTGATGGGCGTCGAACCGCCCCCGGAAATTCCCTTCGAGAGCGCGGAGATGTCGCCGATGGCGCGCTCCTTCTATGGTGAGAACAAGCGCGTTTCCAATGCGCGTCTGCACGAGACCGGATTCGACTTCGCCTATCCGAATTATCGCGTTTCGCTTGCACAGCTATGGGCAAGCGGGACCTGGCGTGGATAG
- the queG gene encoding tRNA epoxyqueuosine(34) reductase QueG, giving the protein MPGDAAKAENQGRKRRTLTAFLKEEAAAKGFELCRITRADAIPQAPERLRQFLTAGCHGTMEWLSETAERRADPRVLWSEVRSIALFGMNYGPDTDPLEILAKQDRGAISVYARNRDYHDVVKGRLKEIATRFAARAGEDVKVFVDTAPVMEKPLAERAGLGWQGKHTNLVSREFGSWLFLGSLFTTADLDIDDPERDHCGSCRACLDACPTGAFPAPYQIDARRCISYLTIEHKGPIDPELRPLIGNRIYGCDDCLAVCPWNKFAHSAAEMKLKAREDLREPELAALLTLDDAAFRNLFSGSPVKRIGRDRFVRNVLIAAGNSGEEKLLPACKALARDASPTVRAMAVWALSRLMAADELAAFAMECGQETDDEVLSEWQMAGVSRCMS; this is encoded by the coding sequence ATGCCCGGCGACGCTGCAAAGGCGGAGAACCAGGGCAGGAAACGCCGGACGCTCACCGCCTTTCTGAAGGAGGAAGCCGCGGCCAAGGGCTTCGAGCTCTGTCGGATCACCCGGGCGGATGCCATACCGCAGGCGCCGGAGCGGCTCCGGCAATTCCTGACCGCCGGCTGTCACGGCACGATGGAGTGGCTGTCCGAGACGGCGGAGCGGCGCGCCGATCCGCGTGTGCTGTGGAGCGAGGTCCGCTCGATCGCCCTCTTCGGCATGAACTACGGGCCCGACACCGATCCGCTGGAGATCCTCGCCAAGCAAGATCGCGGCGCGATCTCCGTCTATGCCCGGAACCGCGACTATCACGACGTCGTCAAGGGACGGCTCAAGGAGATCGCCACGCGCTTTGCGGCGCGCGCCGGCGAGGATGTGAAGGTCTTCGTCGACACCGCGCCGGTCATGGAGAAGCCACTGGCGGAAAGGGCCGGACTCGGCTGGCAGGGCAAGCACACCAATCTCGTCAGCCGCGAATTCGGCTCCTGGCTGTTTCTCGGCAGCCTGTTCACGACCGCCGATCTCGACATCGATGATCCCGAGCGGGACCATTGCGGCTCCTGCCGGGCCTGCCTCGACGCCTGTCCGACCGGCGCTTTCCCGGCGCCCTACCAGATCGATGCGCGGCGCTGCATCTCCTACCTGACGATCGAGCACAAGGGGCCGATCGACCCCGAACTCAGACCGCTGATCGGCAATCGCATCTATGGCTGCGACGATTGCCTGGCCGTCTGTCCCTGGAACAAATTCGCGCACTCGGCCGCGGAGATGAAGCTCAAAGCCAGGGAGGACCTCAGGGAACCGGAGCTCGCCGCCCTGCTGACGCTCGACGACGCCGCCTTCCGCAACCTGTTTTCCGGCTCTCCCGTGAAACGCATCGGCCGCGACCGTTTCGTCAGAAATGTCTTGATCGCCGCCGGCAATTCCGGTGAAGAGAAGTTGCTACCCGCCTGCAAGGCATTGGCGCGTGATGCCTCCCCAACGGTCCGGGCGATGGCCGTCTGGGCGCTTTCGCGGCTGATGGCAGCTGACGAGCTCGCCGCCTTCGCTATGGAGTGCGGGCAGGAAACGGATGACGAGGTGCTTTCGGAATGGCAAATGGCGGGAGTGAGCCGATGCATGTCCTGA
- a CDS encoding glutathione S-transferase family protein → MPTLYHHPMSSASRFVRLILSEYGYQTELSEEQPWENRRDFLALNPAGTLPVYVDDSMRALCGATIISEYLDETSGIMKRDRRLLAEDPFQRAEIRRLSEWFLQKMEADVTRPLVRERIYKLQMTPDQGGGAPDSKILRTSRNNIRQHMKYLSWLAGSRPWLAGDRISYADLAAAAAVSVLDYLGEIDWSDAPTAKEWYQRLKSRPSFRPLLAERVRGVTPVSHYADLDF, encoded by the coding sequence ATGCCGACACTGTATCATCACCCCATGTCCTCCGCCTCGCGGTTCGTACGCCTTATTCTCTCAGAATATGGCTATCAGACGGAATTGAGCGAAGAGCAGCCCTGGGAGAACCGGCGCGACTTCCTGGCGCTCAACCCGGCCGGCACCCTGCCGGTCTATGTCGACGACAGCATGCGGGCGCTTTGCGGCGCGACGATCATCTCCGAGTATCTCGACGAGACCAGCGGCATCATGAAGCGTGATCGCCGGCTCTTGGCGGAGGATCCCTTTCAGCGCGCCGAAATCCGCCGGCTCAGCGAATGGTTCCTGCAGAAGATGGAGGCCGACGTCACCCGGCCGCTGGTGCGCGAGCGCATCTACAAGCTGCAGATGACGCCGGACCAGGGCGGCGGCGCGCCGGATTCGAAGATCCTCCGGACCTCGCGCAACAATATCCGCCAGCATATGAAGTATCTCTCCTGGCTCGCCGGCTCGCGTCCCTGGCTTGCAGGCGATCGGATTTCCTACGCCGATCTCGCGGCGGCCGCGGCGGTCTCCGTCCTCGACTATCTCGGCGAAATCGACTGGTCCGACGCCCCGACCGCCAAGGAATGGTACCAGCGGCTCAAATCCCGGCCGTCCTTCCGCCCGCTGCTCGCCGAGCGGGTGCGCGGCGTTACCCCCGTTTCCCATTATGCGGACCTCGATTTCTAA
- a CDS encoding undecaprenyl-diphosphate phosphatase, which produces MADQSIISALVLGLIEGLTEFVPVSSTAHVLLAGHFLGFKSPGNTFAVLIQLGAILAILLVYFKKLLSIALALPTSVKARRFVFSVLVAFLPAALIGAAAHDFIKTVLFETPMLICVVLIVGGVILYVIDQLPLKPRYTDVFDYPPSLALKIGLFQCLAMIPGTSRSGATIAGALLMGTDKRSAAEFSFFLAMPTMVGAFTIDLYKNRNALSFDDISLIAIGFIAAFVAGIFVVRSLLDFVSQRGFTPFAIWRIVVGTAGLIGLWLLG; this is translated from the coding sequence ATGGCCGATCAATCGATCATCAGCGCGCTCGTGCTCGGGCTCATCGAAGGCCTGACGGAGTTCGTCCCCGTCTCGTCGACGGCGCATGTGCTCCTTGCCGGACACTTCCTCGGCTTCAAGTCGCCGGGAAATACCTTCGCCGTGCTCATCCAACTCGGCGCCATCCTTGCGATCCTGCTCGTCTATTTCAAGAAGCTGCTGTCGATCGCGCTGGCGCTCCCGACAAGCGTCAAGGCGCGGCGCTTCGTCTTCTCGGTGCTCGTCGCCTTCCTGCCGGCGGCCCTGATCGGCGCCGCGGCGCATGACTTCATCAAGACGGTGCTGTTCGAGACGCCGATGCTGATCTGCGTCGTGCTGATCGTCGGCGGCGTCATCCTCTATGTGATCGATCAGCTGCCCTTGAAACCGCGCTACACTGACGTCTTCGATTACCCGCCTTCGCTGGCGCTGAAGATCGGCCTCTTCCAGTGCCTGGCGATGATCCCGGGGACGTCACGCTCCGGCGCCACGATCGCCGGCGCTTTGCTGATGGGAACCGACAAGCGTTCGGCCGCCGAGTTCTCCTTCTTCCTCGCTATGCCCACCATGGTCGGCGCCTTCACCATCGATCTCTACAAGAACCGCAACGCGCTCTCCTTCGACGACATCAGCCTGATCGCTATCGGTTTCATCGCCGCCTTCGTCGCGGGCATCTTCGTGGTGCGCTCGCTGCTCGATTTCGTCTCGCAGCGCGGCTTCACGCCTTTCGCGATCTGGCGCATTGTTGTCGGCACCGCAGGCCTGATCGGCCTCTGGCTACTGGGGTAG
- a CDS encoding complex I NDUFA9 subunit family protein, which yields MTLSNLPPLVTIFGGSGFVGRHVVRALAKRGYRIRVAVRRPDLAGHLQPLGTMGQISFVQANLRYRRSVDRAVEGADHVINCVGVLFERGRNTFDAVQDFGARAVAEAARAAGAQLTHISAIGANTNSESQYARTKGRAEIAILETVPEAVILRPSIIFGPEDDFFNKFASMARFAPALPLIGGGHTKFQPVYVTDVAEAVARSVDGKLKGGTIYELGGAQVLSFRECLEIMLETIDRKRSFVSIPFGIASLLGSVASLVPFIAPPITADQVVLLKSDNVVSPAAEAEGRTLPGIGIEPTLLDSILPTYLVRFRPQGQYTRGGRAA from the coding sequence ATGACCTTGTCCAACCTTCCGCCGCTGGTGACGATTTTCGGCGGATCCGGATTTGTCGGCCGTCATGTGGTTCGCGCGCTTGCAAAGCGAGGCTATCGCATCCGCGTCGCGGTGCGGCGGCCGGACCTCGCGGGCCATCTCCAGCCGCTCGGCACCATGGGCCAGATTTCCTTCGTCCAGGCCAACCTGCGCTATCGCCGGTCCGTCGACCGCGCCGTCGAGGGGGCCGATCACGTGATCAATTGCGTCGGCGTGCTCTTCGAGCGCGGCCGCAACACCTTCGACGCGGTCCAGGACTTCGGCGCCCGGGCCGTCGCCGAAGCCGCCCGCGCGGCCGGTGCACAGCTGACGCATATTTCGGCGATCGGCGCCAACACGAATTCCGAATCCCAATATGCCCGCACCAAGGGCCGGGCCGAGATCGCCATCCTCGAAACGGTGCCAGAGGCGGTCATCCTGCGGCCGTCGATCATCTTCGGACCCGAGGACGATTTCTTCAACAAATTCGCCAGCATGGCGCGTTTCGCGCCGGCCCTGCCGCTGATCGGCGGCGGCCACACGAAGTTCCAGCCGGTCTATGTGACGGATGTCGCCGAAGCCGTCGCCCGCTCCGTCGACGGCAAGCTCAAGGGCGGGACGATCTATGAACTCGGCGGCGCCCAGGTCCTTTCGTTCCGCGAATGTCTCGAGATCATGCTCGAAACGATCGATCGCAAGCGTTCCTTCGTCTCGATCCCCTTCGGCATCGCGTCGCTTCTCGGCAGTGTCGCATCGCTCGTGCCCTTCATCGCGCCGCCGATCACCGCCGACCAGGTCGTGTTGCTGAAATCCGACAATGTCGTTTCCCCGGCCGCCGAAGCGGAAGGCCGGACGCTCCCCGGCATCGGCATCGAGCCGACGTTGTTGGACTCGATCCTGCCGACCTATCTGGTGCGTTTTCGCCCGCAGGGGCAGTACACGCGCGGCGGTCGCGCCGCCTGA
- a CDS encoding DUF1330 domain-containing protein codes for MAKGYWIARVDIRDPERYKDYVAAAKPAFVKYGATFLARGGEFHRLEGAVRARNVVIEFPSVQAAIDCYNSPEYQIAAAIRQEVADAEMVVVEGV; via the coding sequence ATGGCCAAGGGATACTGGATTGCTCGGGTCGATATCAGAGACCCCGAACGCTACAAGGACTATGTGGCGGCCGCAAAACCCGCCTTCGTGAAATATGGTGCCACCTTCCTGGCGCGCGGCGGCGAGTTCCACCGGCTGGAGGGGGCCGTGCGCGCCCGCAACGTGGTGATCGAATTCCCCTCGGTGCAGGCCGCGATCGACTGCTACAATTCCCCCGAATATCAGATCGCCGCGGCGATCCGCCAGGAGGTCGCCGACGCCGAGATGGTGGTGGTTGAGGGCGTCTGA
- the pyrF gene encoding orotidine-5'-phosphate decarboxylase yields MSTSARDRLIVGLDIPTTAEAEKIVSTLGDEVLFYKIGYQLVFAGGLDFARDLAAGGKKVFLDMKLLDIDNTVAKGVENIARMGMSMLTLHAYPKAMKAAVDAAKGSDLCLLGVTVLTSMDAQDVADAGYGTDPHTLVLRRAEQARAAGMGGIVCSAEEAAAVRRVIGAEMAVVTPGIRPAGAEKGDQKRVMTPAEAIRAGSSHLVVGRPIVKATDPLAASRAILAEMKSALPG; encoded by the coding sequence ATGAGCACAAGCGCGCGTGACCGGCTGATCGTCGGCCTCGATATTCCGACGACCGCCGAGGCGGAGAAAATCGTTTCGACGCTTGGCGACGAGGTCCTCTTCTACAAGATCGGTTATCAGCTCGTCTTCGCCGGCGGCTTGGATTTCGCCCGTGATCTCGCCGCGGGCGGCAAGAAAGTCTTTCTCGACATGAAGCTGCTCGACATCGACAACACGGTGGCGAAGGGCGTCGAGAACATCGCCAGGATGGGCATGTCGATGCTGACGCTGCACGCCTATCCGAAAGCGATGAAGGCGGCCGTCGACGCCGCGAAGGGATCCGACCTCTGCCTGCTCGGCGTCACGGTGCTGACCTCAATGGATGCCCAGGATGTCGCCGATGCCGGCTATGGAACCGATCCGCATACACTGGTGCTGCGCCGTGCCGAACAGGCGCGCGCCGCCGGCATGGGCGGCATCGTCTGCTCGGCGGAAGAAGCCGCAGCCGTCCGCCGTGTCATCGGGGCGGAGATGGCGGTGGTGACGCCGGGAATCCGTCCCGCCGGTGCGGAGAAAGGCGACCAGAAGCGGGTGATGACGCCGGCCGAGGCGATCCGCGCCGGCTCGAGCCATCTCGTCGTCGGCCGGCCGATCGTCAAGGCGACCGATCCGCTGGCTGCGAGCCGCGCCATCCTCGCGGAGATGAAAAGCGCCCTCCCTGGTTGA
- a CDS encoding histidine phosphatase family protein, with protein sequence MFGVYITHPQIQIDPAVPVPEWGLSDLGRERARLTSNQPWVRLLGRVISSGERKALETAAILAEAAGVPVETDEETGENDRSATGFLPPEDFEKAADRFFAHPEKSFRGWERAIDAQARIVKAVFYILDRHDPAVPIAFVGHGGVGTLLKCRMTGTAIARSADQLPGGGNLFAFRLADRGVTCDWTPMEIWQG encoded by the coding sequence GTGTTCGGCGTCTATATCACGCACCCGCAGATCCAGATCGATCCTGCTGTCCCGGTGCCGGAGTGGGGCCTGTCCGATCTCGGGCGGGAACGGGCGCGCCTGACCTCCAATCAGCCGTGGGTCCGGCTGCTTGGCCGCGTCATCTCAAGCGGAGAACGGAAGGCGCTGGAAACCGCAGCGATCCTTGCCGAGGCCGCGGGCGTTCCGGTCGAAACGGATGAGGAAACCGGCGAGAACGACCGCTCCGCGACCGGATTTCTGCCGCCAGAGGATTTCGAGAAGGCCGCGGACCGATTCTTCGCCCATCCGGAGAAAAGTTTCAGGGGCTGGGAGCGCGCCATCGACGCGCAGGCGCGGATTGTGAAGGCGGTATTCTACATCCTCGACCGCCACGATCCGGCCGTCCCGATCGCCTTTGTCGGCCATGGCGGCGTCGGCACGCTGCTCAAATGCCGGATGACCGGGACGGCGATCGCCCGCAGCGCCGACCAGTTGCCGGGCGGCGGCAATCTCTTTGCCTTCCGTCTTGCGGATCGCGGCGTCACATGCGACTGGACGCCGATGGAAATCTGGCAGGGGTGA
- the pmtA gene encoding phospholipid N-methyltransferase PmtA has product MSLRLKVKEKFGQKFDEEIRFFKGWMSNTRAVGAILPTSAVTARRMASVVNPRSGLPVLELGPGTGVITKAILERGISPEKLVSIEYSTEFFNQLKQDFAGVNFINGDAFDLSRTLGALNCQQFDSVVSAVPLLNFPMHRRVELIDDLLSRIPFGRPVVQISYGPMSPVVAMPDRYRIQHYDFVVRNIPPAQLWIYSKAH; this is encoded by the coding sequence ATGAGTCTGCGCCTGAAGGTGAAGGAAAAGTTCGGTCAGAAGTTCGACGAAGAGATTCGCTTCTTTAAGGGCTGGATGAGCAACACCCGCGCGGTCGGCGCGATCCTGCCGACCTCCGCGGTGACGGCGCGGCGGATGGCGAGCGTCGTCAATCCGCGTTCCGGCTTGCCGGTGCTTGAGCTCGGACCGGGGACGGGCGTGATCACCAAGGCGATCCTCGAGCGCGGCATCTCCCCTGAAAAGCTGGTATCGATCGAATACTCCACCGAATTCTTCAACCAGTTGAAGCAGGATTTCGCCGGTGTGAACTTCATCAACGGCGACGCCTTCGACCTTTCGCGCACGCTCGGCGCGCTGAACTGTCAGCAGTTCGACAGCGTCGTCTCCGCCGTACCGCTCCTTAATTTTCCGATGCACCGTCGTGTCGAGCTGATCGACGATCTGCTCTCGCGCATCCCCTTCGGCCGCCCGGTCGTTCAGATCTCCTATGGGCCGATGTCGCCGGTCGTCGCCATGCCGGATCGCTATCGCATCCAGCATTATGATTTCGTCGTGCGCAACATCCCGCCGGCACAGCTCTGGATTTACAGCAAAGCCCATTAG